GGGCACGCGGCCTCACATGCTTTCTTTCTTTGTTTACTCCCTTGTGCATTGAGAATATCAGGACAACAAATAAATGCCCTGATATGACTACTTGCTGTTGCTGGTGCTCTCGTTTTAACTTGTCATTTAATTCTCTCTTACAGGCCTTTTCTTCTTGATATCCTTATCCCCTTATTTCAAATCAACCAGCTTAGCCTGCCACTTCATTCCATCATATATTGTTATAGAATTCACTATCAAATTATAATGTGAGATTTTattaaatgctaaaaaaatgGGATAACAAGAAACAACAAAGAATACAAAAGATTCAAATAATTATGTATTTGTACAAAGGCTTTACTGATTACCAATAATCCTTACAAGAGCATACACCTTCTTTGAAGTGGTGGAACCGGTTTGTGTCTCTTAGAACAATCATCCTTCCAGTTACTCTAGACACAACCTTAATCCAGGAGTGACAATCTATACAGACACGAAGATTCTTTGTAATCCTAATAGGCATTCCACTGGTAGTATTAATGAGTGCAAAAATTGTTGCTAGCCGCTCACTATGCCCACATACCCACATTGCTTTCGTTTCTTCGTTTACATCATGGAGAACAACGCTTGTACCAGGGACATAACCAATTTTTTTCATAGCTTCTGACAATTCATTCCACATCTTCCTATACTCAGCAGAATTACGGAACTCAAAACCCCCACCAGCCACAAAAGAGTGAACTCTATTCTTTACTTGTGTCCAACTACATCCAGCCTCTTTCTTAATTCCTCTTTTTTGCATAAGCTCTCGAACCTTATTTACAGAGTCCCACATACCTGCTTTTGCATAAATATTTGAAAGTATTACATAATTCCCAGAATTATTTGGCTCATGCTCAAACAATTTCTCCGCTATAGCCTCTCCAAGAGAGACATCACCGTGAAGGTGGCATGAGTTGAGCAATGATCCCCATATGCTGGCCCTGGGCTTCATGGGCATGTTTTTAACTATCTCCATAGCCTCCTCAATTCTTCCAGCCCTACCCAGGATATCTACCAAACAAGCATAATGCTCTAAACATGGTGAGACGCCAAAATCTATGTCCATTTTATCAAACAATTTCATCCCATCTTCTGTAAGCCCAGCATGGCTGCAACCTGATAACAATGCAATGAAGGTAACCTCATCTGGTCTCACGCCAGATGAAACCATTTCATCAAACAATTCCATTGCTTCTCTCATGCGCCCATTGATTGCATATCCAGTCAACATAGCATTCCAAGATGCCAAGTCCTTGCTTCTCATTCCATTAAACAGTCTCCTGCCATAATCAAACATTCCACATTTGACATACATATCAATAAGTGCATTTAACACTAGGACATCTGGTCTTTTTGCTGATTTAACTATTTGTGCGTGCAACTCTTTTCCACTGTGAAGAGTTGTCAATCGTGCGCAAATTGGCAAAATTGTTGCAATGGTAACCCAACTAAATCCCGTTCCCTCACTCTGCATCTTTCTAAACATATCCAGTGCCTCAAACAATTGATCTTGCTTAGCAAAACCTGCGATCAAAGAATTCCAAGAAACAACATTCCTTTGAGGCATTTCATCAAACATCTTCAACATTTCACTAGAACACCCACATTGCGCATACAGTGTTAAGAGGGCGTTATTCACCACCTGATCAGGCTCTTCACTAGACTTTATCACCTGACCATGAACCCCTCTACCAAGCCTTGAATCTTTCAAATTCACACACGCCTTCAAAGccacagaaaaagagaaataacccGGTTGTATATTATGCCACAACATGTCAATGTAAACAAGCAAAGCCTCTCTAAAACGTTCATTTTTGGAATACCCAATTGCCATTGCCACCCAAACCGACTCGGGCGCCCCATGATTCTCAAGGCCATCTTCAAAAATATGGCGCGCCACTTCGAGACGGCCACAGATGGAGAAAAGGGTAATGAGCTTGCTCTTTAAAGTGGGATTTTGAATAAGGTTGTGACCTTCTTGGCTTTCAGAGAGGAGTTGCAGATAGATTCTTTGTCCATAGTCTAATGATTTATAGGAGATACAAGCATGAAGAAGGAAGGCATACGTCTCAGGATCCGTAAACTTGGACGATGAAGATTCGATCCGACGAATAGCCTCGTCGAGTTTGCCTGATTTGGAGAGGGATTTTAGGGTTTGATTGAGGAGAGGCTTTTGTGGTTTGGACGATCTGGGGCCTGAGATAACCGTTGCCTCGATTGGGCTAGCTGTGCTGCTTAAGATGGAAATGGCGGGAATCATTATCAGAATGTGCACGGTGCACCGTTATTAGCTGGACTCGAGCATACTCGTCCCAAATAGTCCCGAGAAAGAGGAAGTGAGAATAAATAGGTCAAAAGTCCAAATTAATCctcaatttataattttttttattttaaaatttataattttagagataattttaatattattaaattaaatcttattagtaaatttttttaatattgtaaTTTTAGTAAATAAAGTCGATTAATTAACAGTATTTCACCATTAAATTTCGATTGgtagaattaaaaattattaatgcaATCCATCTCCCCtttataaattacaatttctctaGTACAGTGTTTTGCGTATAGAGAGGGTAACAAAGAAACTCAAATTTGAATTCAATtaacaattttaatatttaaattcattCTACATTCAattgaaatttataataaattaattttttttttaaatgcattACACCTTTTTTTATACTCATTGtatgtatttataatttaatatttttatatattattttttatatgatacattatgataatataataatttttaataatatttatgttgcatatataattatcatttttatattaaattaataaaaataaaagtatacTAATAGAAATGAGAAATTATAGATGTAAAAtttataatgaaaatttattattataatataattttataattataagagttttataaatatataattttaactatttgttaatttattaactttaagtTTATCATGAATAATTAGTTTTTACTATTTTATACATATATGATTAAcgtgaaaaatttaaaatttttctaataTTATGTAAGAGTTTAtacacataataataataataaaataaatttaattttgtataatttcatataatattaatttttttatttttagttatttttaatttgattttttagttttatttaacaaaattaattatatatatccaTATTAATaagtattaatattattaatttttatttaatatataatattttacatagttttatttttttataatattgagaAACACTTTAAAAATGAGATTGGAAAATATTCtaatactaataaattatttataaataataaattgataactaaaatattattttcatataaaaaataaaaaaaatgatgctaataaaataaaaaatactgactttaatattattattttcaattataatgattatagtaAAAAGTATATGAACAATTATTCAGTTTATAGTAAAATATTTTGTCAAACTAACTTATAacgtatttttaaattaaattttataattatttttttaagagtaaatgtcaaattttaataaaagaaGTTATTAAATCtatacaaataaaaattttattaaatgataCAATGCTTGTATTCATAGgaaaattgtatatttttttaatcaaattatcgatttatgtttaaatttaaatataaatttattaaattaaaataataattttatatttaaaatatgatttataatTCTTTTTATATGTATTCACTATTTTTCAAGTtagaataatattacaataaaaattcagtattataaattatatcatcctattaattacattaattttataattaaattcaaacttAACATAttctattaattattaattttttaataatatatatttatctatttaattttttctcatatatataatttatttttttttattctttgtaCCTAATTATGTATCATTTAAAACTTTTAGATTCATATAAATTTAATGTATTACATACTAATTATTTgtcagctatatatatatatatatatatatatatatatatatatatatatatatatatacttatcaATTAgtagtaattttaataataattaagaattttagaaatatatttataattaagaaaaatataaatttattttgtatgaaatatttttttagtgaatttataagaaattaaattaaatgaatgaaaatttaaaaGACAATAAGAAAAGAATCCATATGCTTATctgacaaaaattaatttattttttattcttctaTATAGattcaaatataattatattaaaataattttaaataaataattataagataaagataaaaatttattagaattcattaaaaaagttatttatataaataaaatatttattaaaaaagttatttatatgaataaaatattttcctaattttataaataatacaaATTATGAaggtatttttataaatttttatttaaaattatattataataaaaattaagtagACTATAAATAAAAGTAGAACTaagaattttagatttatataaactctaaaattctgtagacaattaaattttaagccataaaaattttaaatttatataaactctaaaattaaattaaatattaaaaatataattataaatactataaataatgaagGAAAATTTGGTCAAAACCAATATTCTCCCTCttcacatatttatatattaCTAGTTTTTTTAAATGTATgttgcatattttctatactcattgtaaatattgtaatttaatatttttatatataatttttaattaatttgtttatataatatactattattataaaaatatattattattctgataatataataattttatatttttttatgacatGTATGTTGTATGTATATTTATTATTCTTAAATTaagttaatgaaaataaaattatattaataaaaataagaaattatagaggtgaaattttaaaaaaaaaattattattataatataattttataatgctaagtgttttataaatatataaatttaactatttattattttcttgattcgtaaaatttcatattaaattTGTTCAATAATAAAATACATGAATTTATCAAGATTAATTAGTTTTTagcattataaaaaattttataaaacatatataattagtatGAAAAATCTAAACTTTTACTAATtgcatttaataatttatatatataatagtaaaataaactCAATAAGGTATAGTTTTGTATAATATTGaatttttagttattttctatttgattttttaattttatttgataaaaattaacTTTGAACATTCATATCAATAagtatcaatattattaatttttatttgatatataatattttatataattttatattttcttatgatatggtgaaaaattttaagaataagattcatatatatatatatatatatatatatatatatatatatatataatttataaataataaattaataattaaaattttattttatgtaaaaaataaaaaatcaatactaacaaaataaaaaacactaattttagtatattattatttttaatcaaaatgattatattaaaaaaacgtataaataattattcaatttataataaatttaccaAAGTAACTTATAACttacttttaaattaaattttttataattatttttttaaaaataaacgtAAAATTTCAATAAAGAAAGTTAttgaattcaaataaataaaaattttattaaataatgtaATACTTATATTTATACAAAAATTAgactatttttaaattaaaatattagtttatgtttatatttaaatataaatttatttaattaaaataataattctgtattaaaaatataatttttaatttttttaaatgtattCACTATTTatcatactaaaataaaattataatattaaaatatttaaaaatataatatttcttGAACTGAAAATGATATCCTGTCCAGTCAGCGCACCAAATACCTCTTAAGCTCTCAGTCAATCGGGCCCAACCCATCACGACTCCACTTGCGCAGACTCTGGGTtcgctgtcacaccttacccctctgtaaggcagtagaatacttaatgaactactgaacttcacctaccgataatttattaagtacactacaagggattttaaaactattttcttgcattttggaagtggtgagcattttggtaggaattaaaactatttattcaaagtttaattactagtaaaaatttttgtccattttaatttttccacaaattttataaaaattttgacagaattccATTTGTATttggggaaaacagttcttcaaatatctgagaaaaacacttccaataatttttcacaactcccaacctccaaataatctcaagtcaacccAATTCAagtcattccaaaaatttatctacttaaaatatttcataactccaTCCACAGTACATATAGTATGAATTTCACaattacaaatcttaatttacagaagaaaattcaaaaataatattaaaatttattttacaactgctcaactttacattgatacatacaacattactatatttacatcaaaattaactataagggtataaaataatacccgtacaaaaagaccagtgtagtcctaaattcaatagcagctcactctgctgctttctccttgctcttatctgcgacaacaaaataagctattgctgagtataaaaatactcagtggtgcacaataaaaatttgaaatacaatacataaatcattcattatcaaaacacagtttaaatatttctcaatcacatttcacaaattatcaaagctcataataatacaatttagtcaaataatttaagaaatacagtgttgccaattcatacacaacttaagccatgacacaaaattttcgatcaatgccgtgttgtacaccacgacaaaacaatctacaacctcactaatcgaaatcaatgagggaggtggctagctagctaatgagtactcatccgatctcaacctcaactggcaagccagagagggagaaaaataaataatctcaaccccataaatggaggaggaataatgtgatactgtcatgctaagtgtgaacataaaatcaattcaaaacaatttattcaaataatttgtgagaaatctgatcaattttcaaagtcatatttgcgatcataaaatggcaacacaatacataattaataacaaaagtcaaattttcgagaataaaatatttaaataagaattatggtgcacagacctgacgtgagtcgcctctaggtcttgactcagtctctccgagcttccacgtctttttcagctaaaacacacagtttcatagtgtttcagtaccataacttagcataaatccaaaaataaatttaacttcacttttatctagctctattgtgctaaactcgacgttcttgaaatttttgtgttttgggttactattcactacactattcaagtcaaattgttgactttctaaagcttaataggtatgggaatttgaacttcacccacataccacattttggtcaccaaacttgttggttttagtcattttctcaaagcttaagtcttttaggcaaaattgtaaattttcagttttggtgtttctagttgcactgttccattggtcattttactgttggaatttggcaaaacttccttcatagaaaatgttctctattgtcttaagtttattctcctttttgaatcaccccaattggagttttgtagcttaagttatggccatttgaactatggctgctgGATTAGACAcaacccaaattttctgggcaattttggtgctggcagttttgagtcaccaacttggggtggccaaatggcttggttgctggcagaatttgggtttgtgttcttcatgaaagttttaggtctatatctcatctaaccactggtaaaatttcacgtcattttgacctgcctagctcgagttatgaccaaatgaacaaacactgttcatttggtcaatttgtacagggacagactgagattttccgaattgagtcaatttgttcactaggttttggtcactttttgggcatggttcctaaatgaaaattctgtcatttagtgtctattttcacccccaattggtcccatatcaattggacttgtaaaatttcatttttgatccctcaaaggaagtttggtcatgctgccagcagcatgactacactccctccgaatttagctttgactccacccattccaacacaactcatttggtcacaaatgaccatttttcacttcacaataggttaaacatatcATTTAtccacttctccaaatttttgcctcaaaaccctaggtctcaaatcctaaccacactaattcattgcatttaatcacatttaagcatttcaatcttactaccacttttatacaagcttactaacaaatttaattcattcaaaacacatcatattctcacacatccatggctggctgaaattccttttggtcctctacaaatgtttttatttcatttctttagtttctaagctcatttcaataactaaatatgcatttgattagataattggtagttagaagactaacctttgcttggagggtttctaggctttcctttcttcaattctttcttcttctttttactctctaatgtttcctcaacatgtaaggataattttttgtgttgggactttgtgaatttatgggatagagtagggaaattcaagcttcctttcccttaaCAATAGTGGAACAAGGTGAAAGAATGAGGAGAAAGAGGTGAGGCGACAATGAGGataaggaagatgacttatttttttttcttttcttttctttattttagcttatggaagaccccaaaaaaatctaattaattaatttattaattatgacatttatgacatcatgcatgatgtcatgcatgatgtcatctctctacacctttttcattttctttcttttttttttctattagttctttaatttaattatcaattccaaaattttcttttctccgattttatttgacagttaggtcaggagtcagctctcggggtcaattgaccaaattgcccctcgccggttcatcccggtgtgcaaataattcaatatttcttttggctccctgacctaattatttgactgacttaacagttcttttttgtaattttctcttttccactatgttcataagggtcctaaggatcgcagcgtcacattttacagttcgaaatttgagtttaaaatgacttcgtagtccttcccgagaaggtcacccatcgttgtgactctcggctcgtttaacttcttatattctgtttttcttgtttatacttaactaattggcaattactaattatttgtatttgtcgcttctctagttgtcttaagtatggttctaatccccttaattgtccggatcgactccggtcactggaacagtgaaatataccaggctatacaaataggggtgttacaattcttcccctcttaaataaatttcgtctcgaaattttacctggtatcagtctctgaatagctatgggtgttgtctcctcatgtcctcctctagttcccaagtagcctcctggcccgaatgatggttccacagcacttttaccaacggtatctgcttgttccgtagttacttcacctcataagccaaaatcgttatgggttcttcttcatatgtgaggtttggattcacttcaatttcttctactagtagtacatgagatgggtctgatcgatacctcctcaacatagacacatggaagacattatgtatcttctccaactctggaggtagtgccaaacgatatgccaaaggacccactctttccagaacctcatatggcccgataaaacgaggacttagtttcccctttctgccgaatctcataatcctcttacaaggagaaaccttgaggaaaactttctcattcactgcatactcaatatcccttattttcaaatcaatataggacttctgacggtctgatgtagttttaagtcgatctctgatcaccctgattttctctttagtctgttgaacaatttcgggtccaatcatttttctttcacccatgtcatcccaacacaacggggttctacattttcagccatacaaagcttcatatggaggcatcccaatgcttgattggtagctgttgttataagcaaactcaatcaaaggcaagtgtgtatcccaactaccctcaaacttaatcacacaagcccatagcatgtcctccaagatctgaattaccctctcagactggccatctgtctgtaggtggaatgcagtactgagattcaatctagttcctagggctctctgaagactaccccagaatctagaagtgaacttaggatctctgtctgatacaatggatactgggactccatgaagtctcacaatctcatcgatgtacaacctggccaatctgtctaaactgtagtccattcgaactggcagaaaatgagcagacttagtcagtctgtcgacaatgacccatactgcatcatgactcttctgtgtctttggaagtcccatcacaaaatccatagttattctttcccatttccattctggcactggtagtggatgtaacaacccagtgggtacttgatgctctgcctttacttgctgacaagttaggcatttggatacaaactctgccacatctctcttcatacccatccaccagtaatgctcctttagccctctatacatttttgtaccactagggtgcatggcaaaaggagactcatgtgcttccttcaaaatgatctgcctcaaatcaacatcattaggaacacacattctgccctggtgtagcaatagaccatcatctcttattgagaattctggtttcttaccctgctggacttcttccaacaatctttgatacttctgatcattctgagcagccattctaatctgattaatcaacattggctgtacatgccatgcaactgttgtctgcccaccatcattaatctctaagctggcatgcaataatcttaactcatgcaccaaagacaaaggagtaacccgtagacttgccatagttttgcgacttaaggcgtcagccacaacattagctttccctggctgatagtctattagacaatcatagtcttttatcaactctaaccatctcctctgtctcaaattcaactctttctgggtgcccaaatactttaaactcttatgatctgtgtagatgtagcacttctccccatacaaataatgtctccagatcttaagagcaaacacaatagctgcaagctccaagtcatgtgtcagataattcctctcatgcggttttagcttgcgtggtgcataggcaatgacatttcgatcttgcatcaatacacagcctaacccattgtgagaagcatcactataaactgtatattccttacccggtgtaggtaaagtcaggactggagcctcagtcaaacatctcttcaattcatcaaaactttgttggcatttgtccgtccactgaaatttcacatcttttctaagcagcttggtcaatggagatgccaacatggagaatcccctcacaaatcgacggtagtatccagctaaccccagaaaactgcgaatttccgtaatatttctgggtggcttccaattaaggacagcttctatcttgctaggatctatcttaataccctctactgatactatgtgtcccaaaaatgatatctccttcagccaaaattcacatttcgacaatttagcgtatagttgtttctccctcaaagtttgtagtacaatccgtagatgtctatcatgctcttctgcattcctcgaatagaccaatatatcatcaataaatatcacaacaaactggtcgaggtatggtttaaagatagtgttcatcagatccataaaagcagccggagcattagttaacccgaatggcatgaccaagaactc
Above is a genomic segment from Hevea brasiliensis isolate MT/VB/25A 57/8 chromosome 17, ASM3005281v1, whole genome shotgun sequence containing:
- the LOC110660285 gene encoding pentatricopeptide repeat-containing protein At3g14330 isoform X2 produces the protein MIPAISILSSTASPIEATVISGPRSSKPQKPLLNQTLKSLSKSGKLDEAIRRIESSSSKFTDPETYAFLLHACISYKSLDYGQRIYLQLLSESQEGHNLIQNPTLKSKLITLFSICGRLEVARHIFEDGLENHGAPESVWVAMAIGYSKNERFREALLVYIDMLWHNIQPGYFSFSVALKACVNLKDSRLGRGVHGQVIKSSEEPDQVVNNALLTLYAQCGCSSEMLKMFDEMPQRNVVSWNSLIAGFAKQDQLFEALDMFRKMQSEGTGFSWVTIATILPICARLTTLHSGKELHAQIVKSAKRPDVLVLNALIDMYVKCGMFDYGRRLFNGMRSKDLASWNAMLTGYAINGRMREAMELFDEMVSSGVRPDEVTFIALLSGCSHAGLTEDGMKLFDKMDIDFGVSPCLEHYACLVDILGRAGRIEEAMEIVKNMPMKPRASIWGSLLNSCHLHGDVSLGEAIAEKLFEHEPNNSGNYVILSNIYAKAGMWDSVNKVRELMQKRGIKKEAGCSWTQVKNRVHSFVAGGGFEFRNSAEYRKMWNELSEAMKKIGYVPGTSVVLHDVNEETKAMWVCGHSERLATIFALINTTSGMPIRITKNLRVCIDCHSWIKVVSRVTGRMIVLRDTNRFHHFKEGVCSCKDYW
- the LOC110660285 gene encoding pentatricopeptide repeat-containing protein At3g14330 isoform X1, yielding MIPAISILSSTASPIEATVISGPRSSKPQKPLLNQTLKSLSKSGKLDEAIRRIESSSSKFTDPETYAFLLHACISYKSLDYGQRIYLQLLSESQEGHNLIQNPTLKSKLITLFSICGRLEVARHIFEDGLENHGAPESVWVAMAIGYSKNERFREALLVYIDMLWHNIQPGYFSFSVALKACVNLKDSRLGRGVHGQVIKSSEEPDQVVNNALLTLYAQCGCSSEMLKMFDEMPQRNVVSWNSLIAGFAKQDQLFEALDMFRKMQSEGTGFSWVTIATILPICARLTTLHSGKELHAQIVKSAKRPDVLVLNALIDMYVKCGMFDYGRRLFNGMRSKDLASWNAMLTGYAINGRMREAMELFDEMVSSGVRPDEVTFIALLSGCSHAGLTEDGMKLFDKMDIDFGVSPCLEHYACLVDILGRAGRIEEAMEIVKNMPMKPRASIWGSLLNSCHLHGDVSLGEAIAEKLFEHEPNNSGNYVILSNIYAKAGMWDSVNKVRELMQKRGIKKEAGCSWTQVKNRVHSFVAGGGFEFRNSAEYRKMWNELSEAMKKIGYVPGTSVVLHDVNEETKAMWVCGHSERLATIFALINTTSGMPIRITKNLRVCIDCHSWIKVVSRVTGRMIVLRDTNRFHHFKEGVCSCKDYWLSWLI